In Reichenbachiella agarivorans, one genomic interval encodes:
- a CDS encoding efflux RND transporter periplasmic adaptor subunit: protein MKNNKSKITKIAIAVGVIVLLGAWSIHTLLGNSEEVEKKVYVRDFAIKVPVKVAQVSNQNLKESRRYLGSFKANKEITITSQTQGEVIGIYAEEGVKLKKNSLIARVDSEQIDFQLIAANAAYQDAKREFERYEKLTKQNAVADINLEKAALQLATAESQLKILQKQQSHTRIKVPFAGTLVKREFDLGSVLAPGMPLGTLIDISELKLVISIPEEKIRAFKEGDDLTVHSDVYPTQTYAGVVTAVSAKADKAHKFDVQIKIKNSDEYPLKSGMYGWVEHQYGNQSESLSIPVTALMGSSKDASVFKVVDGKAQLQNIQIGIRTEDFIEVKKGLQANETVVTNGQINLSDGIIVTY from the coding sequence ATGAAAAATAATAAATCGAAAATAACAAAAATCGCAATTGCAGTAGGAGTAATTGTTTTGCTAGGCGCATGGTCGATCCATACCCTTTTGGGCAATTCTGAAGAAGTAGAAAAAAAAGTTTACGTTCGTGATTTTGCAATCAAAGTGCCAGTAAAAGTCGCACAGGTAAGCAACCAAAATCTAAAAGAAAGCAGAAGATACTTAGGAAGCTTTAAAGCCAACAAAGAGATTACAATTACCTCGCAAACACAGGGTGAAGTAATCGGTATCTACGCTGAAGAAGGTGTCAAGCTCAAGAAGAATTCACTCATTGCAAGGGTAGATTCAGAGCAAATCGATTTTCAACTCATAGCTGCCAATGCTGCATATCAAGATGCAAAAAGAGAATTTGAGCGCTATGAAAAATTGACCAAGCAAAATGCAGTGGCTGATATCAATCTGGAGAAAGCCGCGCTACAATTAGCAACCGCAGAAAGTCAACTCAAAATTCTCCAGAAGCAACAAAGCCATACCCGTATCAAGGTTCCTTTTGCAGGTACATTGGTAAAGAGAGAGTTTGATCTAGGTTCGGTACTTGCTCCGGGTATGCCATTGGGCACGCTGATAGATATTTCAGAACTAAAATTGGTAATCAGCATTCCAGAAGAAAAAATTCGAGCTTTCAAAGAGGGGGATGATTTGACTGTTCATTCTGATGTCTATCCTACACAGACTTATGCAGGAGTGGTTACGGCTGTTAGCGCCAAGGCAGACAAGGCACATAAGTTCGATGTTCAGATCAAAATCAAAAACTCTGATGAATATCCTCTAAAATCAGGTATGTATGGGTGGGTTGAACATCAATACGGTAATCAATCTGAAAGTTTATCAATTCCTGTCACAGCACTGATGGGTTCTTCTAAAGATGCAAGTGTGTTCAAAGTCGTAGATGGAAAAGCCCAACTACAAAATATCCAAATTGGGATCCGCACTGAAGACTTCATCGAGGTAAAAAAAGGTTTACAAGCCAATGAAACAGTAGTAACCAATGGTCAGATCAATTTGAGCGATGGAATAATCGTAACTTATTAA